The proteins below are encoded in one region of Rhododendron vialii isolate Sample 1 chromosome 7a, ASM3025357v1:
- the LOC131332335 gene encoding dirigent protein-like, which produces MAGKTLLVSSLLLSLLLLGSSNTHTTKRVRAHRPCKRLILYFHDIIYNGKNSKNATSAIVGAPAWGNRTILAGQNHFGDLVVFDDPITLDNNLHSPPIGRAQGFYIYDKKEIFTSWLAFSFVFYSGGHEGSINFAGADPLMNKTRDVSVIGGTGDFFMTRGVATLMTDAFEGEVYFRLRVDIKLYECW; this is translated from the coding sequence ATGGCAGGCAAAACTTTATTAGTTTCATCTCTCTTgctctccctcctcctcctcggatCCTCAAATACACACACCACCAAAAGAGTCCGTGCTCACCGCCCGTGTAAAAGGCTTATACTCTACTTTCACGACATAATCTATAACGGCAAGAATTCAAAGAATGCAACTTCTGCAATCGTAGGTGCGCCGGCTTGGGGCAACCGAACCATATTGGCAGGGCAAAACCACTTTGGCGACCTGGTGGTGTTCGACGACCCTATTACGCTTGACAATAATCTGCACTCTCCCCCGATTGGGCGCGCGCAAGGGTTCTACATTTACGACAAGAAGGAGATTTTCACCTCGTGGCTGgcgttttcctttgttttctacTCCGGGGGGCACGAGGGGAGTATCAACTTTGCAGGGGCCGATCCGCTGATGAACAAGACTAGGGATGTCTCGGTGATTGGTGGCACTGGTGACTTCTTCATGACTAGAGGGGTGGCCACTTTGATGACCGATGCCTTTGAGGGGGAAGTGTATTTCAGGCTTCGAGTTGATATCAAGTTGTATGAATGTTGGTAa